The genomic DNA ATTCCTCGTACCGAGTATATTCCTTCACTTTGATTTCGGTCCGTTCGAGAGCATTGATTTCAGCATACACCTCTTCTAATCCGAATCTGTCCTTTGCCCGGAAATACCGGCCTCCTGTTTTATCGGCAATACTTTTCAATGTTTTTTCATCAATAACATTTCTCATATTTCCCCGCCCCGGCACGAAGGAAACCGATCGGTCGGTTCCTGCGCCGATAGTATAAATTTTTATTCCAAATTGACTTGCGAGATCGGCCGCCGTCAACGGATCAAGTTCGCCGGCATTGTTGCTTCCGTCCGAAAGTAAAATCATGACCTTACTTTTTGCTTTGCTGTTCCTGAGCCGGTTGGTTGCGTTGGCAATTGCCATGCCGATGGCGGTTCCGTCATACGCTTGCTCTGCCACGCGGACATCCGCCAGTAGTCGCCTCACCACATCCTGATCTACCGTCAGCGGACATTGAATAAACGTTTCGCCGGCAAAAACAAGCAATCCCATTCTGTCGCCTTCCCGTTCCTGAATAAACATATCGGCCGTCTTTTTTACCGCTTCGAGGCGGTTCGGCTCAAAATCAGTCGCCAGCATACTGCTCGAAATATCAATGACGAGCACGATATCCACCACATCCACATTCGTTTCCTGAAGGGTGTCAATTCTGCGCGGACCGGCGAGACCGACAATAATAAGAGACAAAACAGAAAGCCGAAGGATTTTAAGAAGACGGGATTTCAGAATTCCTTTTTTCTTGATGCTTTCCGGAAAAATGCGATGGGATGAAACCAAAACTGTGCCCTCCAGTTTTTGGCCTGCCTTCAGCATCCAAATCCACAGTATTGGAATAAGCGCCAGGAATATGAGAATCCAGGGATGAGAGAACTCAATCATGGTTTCAAAACTGGCATTGTTTGATAAAATTCATACTATTTCAACAAAATCATTTTATTAGATTGTGTAAACATTCTGCCGGTCTTTAAAGACTTGGATGTCAGTTTACAGATGTACATACCAGTGGCAACTTCTCTTCCGGTTTTATCCCTGCCGTCCCAGATAACCTTGTGCCTGCCGGAGGTTTTTACTTCCTGAACCAGTTGAGTTACTTCCCTGCCGTAGATATCATATACCGTCAGGTTTATGTTGGCGGAAGTTTCTATATCAAACCGAATGGTGGTTGTTGGATTAAAGGGATTGGGATAGGCGGGATACAGGGTAAATGATGTTGGAACTGCTGGGGTGGTTTTTATCTTTTTACTGTTTGCTGACTCTAAACCAGCCAGAAACGTAAACGGGGAGTCGGGATAGTTTTCTTTTAGTTTTCGGTACACCTCTTTTGTACTTAAGTGTACATGGCTGCCTGCAGTGGTTCTGCCTAAAGGACCATCGCCTCGTTTCTTGGCAATTAGAAATTCTTCGTACAAAAGTTTGGGTTCCATCTCATTATTCGGGTATTCAGTGCGGATAGTATGAATGTGACCTTCTGCTTCTAAAAGCATTGCTAGTTCCCCGTCTTTAATCTTGTGAGAAGACAAGAGTGAATGAGCGTGTTTATGTACACCGGTTCCTTCAAATTGCTCTGAAATAGATACAAGTGCCAGTATCATAGCTTCTTCTTGATTCAGTGCCTTGTAACAGCGTGCCAATCCGTACAGGGAAAGTTCGCCAGGTTTTTCATTGGGGACTGCCGTTACAACCTGAGCATAAAGATCCAGTGCAGCTTCAAAATCGCCTGCTGCTTCCAGTTTAGATGCCTTGTGA from Candidatus Neomarinimicrobiota bacterium includes the following:
- a CDS encoding VWA domain-containing protein, which encodes MIEFSHPWILIFLALIPILWIWMLKAGQKLEGTVLVSSHRIFPESIKKKGILKSRLLKILRLSVLSLIIVGLAGPRRIDTLQETNVDVVDIVLVIDISSSMLATDFEPNRLEAVKKTADMFIQEREGDRMGLLVFAGETFIQCPLTVDQDVVRRLLADVRVAEQAYDGTAIGMAIANATNRLRNSKAKSKVMILLSDGSNNAGELDPLTAADLASQFGIKIYTIGAGTDRSVSFVPGRGNMRNVIDEKTLKSIADKTGGRYFRAKDRFGLEEVYAEINALERTEIKVKEYTRYEELFAWFLLPALVAGLGTESFERHVLRKRT
- a CDS encoding T9SS type A sorting domain-containing protein, whose protein sequence is MRSCNTTNNVIKNCDVAVHTWHMSSPNLGHGPYRLRPWLDVSYDLLGYNSIYGNEVNFHNQGSTIYAIGNNWSLQSCSFTGPFGFDEASVENVLWEPVLAELVPSPEIANIEELYHKASKLEAAGDFEAALDLYAQVVTAVPNEKPGELSLYGLARCYKALNQEEAMILALVSISEQFEGTGVHKHAHSLLSSHKIKDGELAMLLEAEGHIHTIRTEYPNNEMEPKLLYEEFLIAKKRGDGPLGRTTAGSHVHLSTKEVYRKLKENYPDSPFTFLAGLESANSKKIKTTPAVPTSFTLYPAYPNPFNPTTTIRFDIETSANINLTVYDIYGREVTQLVQEVKTSGRHKVIWDGRDKTGREVATGMYICKLTSKSLKTGRMFTQSNKMILLK